One Nostoc sp. UHCC 0302 DNA window includes the following coding sequences:
- a CDS encoding glycosyltransferase family 39 protein — protein sequence MQVQIKSIKSKLLYSNALRVLIVVILMLGIFFRFVNLDRKVYWHDEAFTSIRISGYLRKEIVQEVFKGQVIGIRDLDKYQQPSLEKGLLGTIKGLAQEEPQHPPLYFVMMRIWAQLFGSSVAVTRTLSVFISLLVFPAIYWLCLELFESPLVGWMAIAIVAVSPFHVLFAQEAREYVLWTLTILLSSAALLRALRHKTKLNWVIYAVSLAVGLYTFLFTGLVAIGHGIYVLVTENFRRTKAVTAYLFATFVGFLTFVPWIIVVITSFSSFRGTTSWAAKDYGLLFLVKTWCLNLSRIFLDLDTNAFFDVDFSFNKLITYLTLPILVLIGYSIYFLYRNSPKRVWLFVLSLIGSTALALLLPDLILGGRRSITARYLFPCVLGIELAVAYLLITKMTSISMASLQRKLWQLVTLAIVSIGVVSNVSIAGAEVTWNKSMSCYNPQLSRIINQANHPLLVSSSYSNNVAYLLSLSHLLDTKVKLQLVVEPDIPKIPDGFGEIFLFNPSKAWLAQFNKEQAYKIEPVYQPICRAYGDLFWGVELWRLEKKNI from the coding sequence ATGCAAGTTCAAATCAAATCCATAAAAAGTAAGTTGTTATATTCCAATGCCCTACGTGTTCTTATAGTTGTCATCTTAATGTTGGGTATATTTTTTCGATTCGTCAATCTTGACCGAAAAGTGTACTGGCATGATGAGGCTTTTACCTCAATAAGAATTTCTGGCTACTTACGTAAAGAAATAGTTCAGGAAGTCTTCAAGGGTCAGGTAATTGGTATTAGAGATTTAGATAAGTATCAGCAACCCAGCTTAGAAAAAGGCTTACTTGGTACAATAAAGGGCTTAGCACAAGAAGAACCTCAACATCCGCCATTATATTTCGTAATGATGCGAATTTGGGCGCAATTGTTTGGCAGTTCAGTGGCTGTGACGAGAACTTTGTCTGTCTTTATTAGCTTGTTAGTGTTTCCTGCTATCTACTGGTTATGTCTGGAACTCTTTGAGTCACCACTAGTAGGATGGATGGCGATCGCAATCGTAGCTGTCTCACCATTTCATGTTTTGTTCGCCCAAGAAGCGCGGGAATACGTTCTATGGACACTGACAATCTTGCTGTCAAGCGCCGCATTACTACGAGCCTTACGGCATAAAACGAAGCTCAACTGGGTAATTTATGCAGTAAGTCTAGCAGTCGGTCTCTATACATTCCTATTTACTGGTTTGGTCGCAATAGGACATGGAATTTATGTACTTGTGACTGAAAACTTCCGAAGGACTAAGGCAGTTACTGCATATCTATTTGCAACTTTTGTTGGTTTTTTAACTTTTGTGCCTTGGATTATAGTTGTTATTACTAGCTTTTCATCATTCCGAGGTACTACAAGCTGGGCAGCTAAAGATTATGGCTTGTTATTCTTGGTGAAAACTTGGTGTCTTAACCTTAGCCGGATTTTTCTAGATTTAGATACTAATGCTTTTTTTGATGTTGATTTTAGCTTTAATAAGCTAATTACTTACTTAACTTTACCAATACTAGTTTTAATAGGATATTCGATTTACTTTCTTTATCGTAATTCTCCGAAACGGGTTTGGTTATTTGTCTTAAGCTTGATTGGTTCTACAGCACTAGCTTTATTACTGCCGGATTTAATTTTAGGAGGTCGGCGTTCAATTACTGCTCGATATTTATTCCCCTGTGTTCTGGGAATTGAACTAGCTGTTGCTTACCTTTTGATTACAAAAATGACATCCATCTCTATGGCTAGTCTGCAACGAAAGCTATGGCAGCTTGTGACGCTGGCTATAGTCTCGATTGGTGTTGTTTCTAATGTAAGTATTGCTGGAGCAGAAGTTACATGGAATAAAAGTATGAGCTGCTATAATCCGCAGCTATCTCGTATTATTAACCAAGCCAACCATCCGCTTTTGGTGAGCAGCAGTTATAGCAATAATGTCGCATATCTACTGTCTCTAAGCCATCTCCTCGATACAAAAGTGAAACTTCAATTGGTAGTTGAACCGGATATACCTAAAATTCCAGATGGTTTTGGTGAAATATTTTTATTTAATCCTTCCAAAGCATGGCTAGCTCAATTTAATAAAGAGCAGGCTTACAAGATAGAGCCTGTTTACCAGCCCATCTGCCGAGCTTACGGTGACTTGTTTTGGGGAGTCGAACTGTGGAGGCTAGAAAAGAAAAATATTTAA
- a CDS encoding BON domain-containing protein, which produces MRKLTPLLISCLLVFGAAACDNASKTSESAPNNPNEVAQTPNASATEAAQKDAQSEVRRRQLNEDIRAREQRNQATGGDTNRAAGDLSSEVRSKLEANIPNSQITVDATKDGTVTVGGTVGNQQQLAKIEPLAKQIKGVKNVVVKTVVAPAKPNR; this is translated from the coding sequence ATGCGAAAGCTAACCCCCCTCTTAATTAGTTGCCTTTTGGTTTTTGGCGCTGCTGCTTGTGATAACGCTTCTAAAACAAGTGAGTCTGCTCCCAATAATCCCAATGAAGTGGCACAAACACCGAATGCTAGCGCTACAGAAGCTGCTCAAAAAGATGCTCAGAGTGAAGTTCGTAGAAGACAATTAAATGAGGATATCCGCGCTCGTGAACAGCGGAATCAGGCCACTGGTGGAGATACAAACAGAGCGGCAGGTGACCTTTCGAGCGAAGTTCGCTCCAAATTGGAAGCTAATATACCCAATAGTCAAATAACAGTTGATGCTACAAAAGATGGAACTGTTACTGTCGGCGGGACTGTAGGTAATCAGCAACAGTTGGCGAAAATTGAACCTTTAGCAAAGCAAATTAAAGGTGTCAAAAATGTAGTAGTAAAAACAGTTGTCGCCCCAGCAAAACCAAATCGGTAG
- a CDS encoding CAAD domain-containing protein: protein MATEQQQLEPINNTSPQATLALEGTDTANLPKLPPAPEVESQWQRISRQTSEFLAQLPEYLSRFFSDYKQPLLTIALILAAIVTVRIVLAVLDAINDIPLLSPTFELVGISYAAWFTFRYLLKASTRQELSEEIQLLKKQIVGE from the coding sequence ATGGCAACCGAACAACAGCAACTGGAACCCATCAATAATACCTCACCACAAGCTACGTTAGCGCTTGAGGGTACAGATACTGCAAACTTGCCAAAGCTACCACCAGCTCCTGAAGTGGAATCTCAATGGCAACGTATTAGCAGACAAACTTCTGAATTTTTAGCGCAACTGCCCGAATACTTAAGTAGGTTTTTTAGCGACTACAAGCAGCCTTTACTCACAATCGCTTTAATATTAGCGGCAATTGTTACAGTTAGGATAGTGCTAGCGGTCTTGGATGCAATAAATGATATTCCACTACTATCACCCACTTTTGAATTGGTTGGAATTAGTTACGCCGCTTGGTTTACGTTTCGATATCTCCTGAAAGCCTCAACTCGGCAAGAATTATCTGAGGAGATTCAATTGCTGAAAAAGCAAATTGTGGGCGAATAA
- a CDS encoding ribbon-helix-helix domain-containing protein, with translation MGRIQTSDSKRINVALPPDMVQKLNDLAKHRGTTGSHVVRQAIATEDYLRNEIKQGGRVLIEKPDGSLREIVFKD, from the coding sequence ATGGGCAGAATACAAACCTCTGATTCTAAGAGAATTAACGTCGCGTTGCCTCCTGATATGGTTCAAAAATTAAACGATCTGGCTAAACACCGCGGCACGACAGGTTCACACGTAGTCAGGCAAGCGATCGCCACAGAAGACTATTTACGGAATGAAATTAAGCAAGGGGGAAGAGTTTTAATAGAAAAACCAGACGGTTCACTGCGTGAAATCGTCTTTAAGGACTGA
- a CDS encoding MFS transporter, with amino-acid sequence MFQTLNLDCLIFGLAPITLAQQVLTPEEASVVFSGPKFLTALIAGVSMAFAFQLLFTNFSVAVGISALDNDSDESDNDDESESWGRKIRGVQAKVGSWALITASIALFIACFLAVKLSLIESAFLGAIIGVVIWSAYFSILIWLGSSAVGSLIGSIVSTVTSGFQALMGTTTAGISANAAKQQMVSTAEEITAAVRRELISGFDPESVRNTLQSSLASLPIPKLDIKEIRNQFDQILRDVDLQSLVGSDQLQNVNRETFVNLISSRSDLSKEDINQIADQLEDAWKQASFRKNPTEQVINLLKSATPEELKSEDLGERLQQIVAIREGGNGRNGVIKQALKYGLTAAVPAVLDKVNISDIDIQRIRSQLQKLKDNVQDIDVEKITHEVQKLKDKTTEQIAQKVPALGYNTIKADVEDYILNSFPWHFNRVTLKDEFREVIYDLNADPRTVLRELEEINPEYFAELLNQRGDLSEARVKEISEQMKSDRQEVLEIVKQAVTQEQDQEFRTRIENYLRATGKEELNPESIERDFTNLLEDPEAGFENLSDRFQQFDRDTYINLLQQRQDISEEEANNIVSQLERTRDNVLNRGRELQEQARAKADELRQRVEDYLRNTNKEELNPEGIRRDFRVLLEDPQAGINLLRSRLSQFDRDTLVQLLSQRQDLSQEQVNQILDQLEAVRDNVLQAPQKVADQAKAQYEQTTTAIAEYLRNTNLQELDPEGIRRDLETLLNDPQAGASALRSRLSQVDRETLVKLLSQRGDLSEEQVNQIIDRVQEAIGSIVRAPQRLAKRTTQQVLDFEANLEDYLRNTNKEELNPEGIKRDLQLLLSSPRAGIGSLSDRVSKFDRSTIVALLSQREDISEEEANRIVDQIESVRSSIVEQFQQIQNRVQSAIDGIFAKVRDYLNSLNRSELDYEGIKQDFAKLFDDPQAGFEALRDRLSQFDRETLVALLSSREDISQEDANRIINQIEAARDGVLQRAERIQIEAQKRIKAIQKQARKQAEETKKTVANAAWWLFGTALTSLVVSAIAGAVAVTGIPLLG; translated from the coding sequence ATGTTTCAAACTTTGAACTTGGACTGCCTAATCTTTGGGTTAGCACCAATAACCTTAGCTCAGCAAGTATTAACTCCAGAAGAAGCATCAGTTGTCTTTTCTGGGCCGAAATTTTTGACGGCATTAATAGCTGGTGTTTCAATGGCATTTGCCTTCCAATTATTATTTACAAACTTTTCTGTAGCTGTAGGAATTTCAGCTTTAGACAATGACTCAGATGAATCAGATAATGATGACGAGTCAGAAAGTTGGGGGAGAAAAATTCGTGGAGTTCAAGCTAAAGTTGGTTCTTGGGCGCTGATAACGGCTAGTATTGCATTATTTATTGCTTGTTTTCTTGCAGTAAAACTTAGTTTAATCGAAAGTGCATTTCTAGGAGCAATTATCGGTGTAGTTATCTGGTCTGCCTATTTCTCGATACTAATCTGGTTAGGTTCATCAGCAGTAGGTTCTTTAATTGGTTCTATCGTCAGTACTGTTACATCTGGTTTTCAAGCACTGATGGGTACAACAACTGCTGGTATTAGTGCTAATGCTGCAAAACAACAGATGGTTTCTACTGCTGAAGAAATTACAGCCGCAGTTCGACGAGAATTGATTTCAGGCTTTGACCCTGAAAGTGTGAGAAATACCTTACAAAGTTCTTTAGCTAGTCTGCCAATACCAAAACTGGATATCAAAGAAATTCGCAACCAATTTGACCAGATATTGAGGGATGTAGATTTACAATCTCTGGTTGGTAGCGACCAATTGCAAAATGTTAATCGCGAGACTTTTGTCAATTTAATTAGTAGTCGCTCAGATTTATCTAAAGAAGATATCAATCAAATTGCTGATCAACTAGAAGATGCTTGGAAACAAGCTTCTTTTCGGAAAAATCCGACTGAACAAGTGATTAATTTGCTAAAGTCTGCGACTCCTGAAGAGTTAAAGTCAGAAGATTTAGGTGAAAGGCTTCAGCAAATAGTTGCAATTAGAGAAGGAGGTAATGGTAGAAATGGTGTGATCAAGCAAGCGCTAAAATATGGCTTGACTGCTGCTGTACCAGCAGTACTAGATAAGGTAAATATCTCCGATATCGATATCCAAAGAATCAGAAGTCAGTTGCAAAAGTTAAAAGACAACGTTCAAGATATAGATGTCGAAAAAATAACTCACGAAGTACAAAAGCTCAAAGATAAAACGACTGAGCAAATAGCCCAAAAAGTTCCAGCATTGGGTTACAACACTATCAAAGCAGATGTAGAAGACTACATACTGAATTCGTTTCCTTGGCATTTCAACCGCGTCACGCTAAAAGATGAATTCAGAGAAGTTATTTATGATTTGAATGCAGATCCTAGAACTGTTCTGCGAGAATTGGAAGAAATAAATCCCGAGTATTTTGCTGAGTTACTCAACCAACGGGGTGATCTTAGCGAAGCCAGGGTGAAAGAAATTTCTGAACAAATGAAAAGCGATCGCCAGGAAGTTCTAGAAATTGTAAAACAGGCTGTGACGCAAGAACAAGACCAAGAATTCCGTACCCGCATTGAAAATTATCTGCGTGCGACAGGCAAAGAAGAACTCAACCCAGAAAGTATTGAACGGGACTTTACTAATTTACTAGAAGATCCAGAAGCTGGGTTTGAAAATTTAAGCGACCGCTTCCAGCAATTTGACCGTGATACTTATATAAACTTGCTTCAACAGCGGCAAGATATTAGCGAAGAGGAAGCTAATAATATTGTTAGTCAACTCGAACGCACCCGGGATAATGTCTTGAATCGTGGTAGAGAACTGCAAGAACAAGCAAGAGCAAAAGCTGATGAATTGCGGCAAAGAGTAGAAGACTATTTGCGCAATACTAATAAAGAAGAACTGAACCCTGAAGGTATCAGGCGTGATTTTAGAGTTTTGCTAGAAGATCCGCAAGCAGGAATTAACTTACTGCGCTCACGCTTATCGCAATTTGACAGAGATACATTGGTGCAATTGCTCTCTCAACGCCAAGATTTGAGCCAGGAGCAAGTCAACCAAATTCTCGATCAGCTAGAAGCAGTGCGAGATAATGTTTTGCAAGCACCGCAAAAAGTAGCAGATCAGGCGAAAGCACAGTACGAGCAAACTACAACCGCCATTGCAGAATACCTCCGCAATACTAACTTGCAAGAACTTGATCCAGAAGGTATCAGGCGCGATTTGGAAACATTACTGAATGATCCACAAGCTGGAGCTTCTGCACTACGCTCACGATTATCTCAAGTTGATCGGGAAACTTTGGTGAAACTCTTGAGTCAGCGGGGAGACTTAAGCGAAGAGCAAGTTAATCAAATAATTGATCGTGTACAAGAGGCAATTGGGAGTATTGTCAGAGCGCCGCAACGCTTAGCAAAGCGTACTACTCAACAGGTTTTAGATTTTGAAGCGAATCTCGAAGATTATCTGCGTAATACCAACAAAGAAGAACTCAACCCAGAAGGTATCAAGCGTGATTTACAATTGCTGTTGTCTTCTCCTCGTGCTGGAATTGGCAGTTTAAGCGATCGCGTTTCTAAGTTTGACCGTTCGACAATTGTGGCGCTACTATCCCAACGCGAAGATATCTCCGAAGAAGAAGCCAACCGAATTGTGGATCAGATTGAGTCTGTTCGCAGTTCGATTGTCGAACAATTTCAGCAAATTCAGAATAGGGTGCAGTCAGCGATTGATGGGATTTTTGCGAAAGTCCGCGACTATCTCAACTCCCTGAATCGTTCCGAACTCGACTATGAAGGGATTAAGCAAGACTTTGCTAAATTATTTGACGATCCACAAGCTGGATTTGAGGCTTTGCGCGATCGCCTCAGCCAATTTGATCGGGAAACCCTAGTTGCTCTTTTGAGTTCTCGTGAAGATATTTCCCAGGAGGATGCTAACCGGATCATCAACCAAATAGAAGCGGCGCGGGATGGCGTGTTGCAACGAGCCGAACGCATTCAGATAGAAGCACAAAAACGCATAAAAGCGATTCAAAAGCAAGCTAGAAAGCAGGCTGAAGAAACGAAAAAAACCGTTGCTAATGCTGCTTGGTGGCTATTTGGTACAGCTTTGACTTCCTTGGTCGTCAGTGCGATCGCTGGAGCAGTAGCTGTTACAGGCATACCCCTACTTGGCTAA
- a CDS encoding pentapeptide repeat-containing protein — protein MKSLISATAAFIATISLTTTVQAANTEHVKQLLATKQCQNCDLTGAGLVLADLSGANLSGANLTGANLSRANLSGADLRGANLSGAGLFGVNLSEAKLSGANLTNADLRNSYLANAQLTGAYLNGVNFQGAVGIPSQIASPEDFYAWGVAEAEKGNQQQAITYFNQAIAIKPKYAGAYLARGIARYQALDREGAFQDAQIAEQLFTSQNNSPGSQTAQAFMKELQRRPDEKVSTGSPSFFDFLGSLSSVLLQLLQF, from the coding sequence ATGAAAAGCCTAATTTCAGCCACAGCCGCCTTTATAGCCACAATCAGCTTGACAACAACTGTTCAAGCAGCAAACACTGAACACGTTAAACAGTTGTTGGCAACCAAACAATGTCAAAACTGTGATTTAACTGGTGCTGGTTTAGTGTTGGCTGACTTATCTGGAGCCAATTTGAGCGGTGCTAATCTTACAGGTGCTAACCTTAGCCGTGCAAACTTAAGCGGCGCAGATTTGAGAGGTGCTAACTTGAGCGGGGCTGGTTTATTTGGTGTTAACTTAAGCGAGGCTAAACTCAGTGGCGCAAATCTTACCAATGCAGATTTGCGAAATTCTTATTTAGCAAACGCACAATTGACTGGTGCTTATCTCAATGGCGTAAACTTTCAAGGTGCAGTTGGTATACCATCACAAATCGCTTCACCAGAAGATTTTTATGCTTGGGGCGTAGCAGAAGCCGAAAAAGGTAATCAACAGCAAGCGATCACTTATTTCAATCAAGCGATCGCAATTAAACCTAAATATGCAGGTGCGTACTTAGCCCGTGGTATTGCCCGCTACCAAGCACTTGATCGAGAAGGTGCATTTCAAGATGCCCAGATTGCTGAACAATTGTTTACATCCCAAAACAACAGCCCTGGAAGTCAGACAGCTCAAGCTTTTATGAAAGAACTGCAAAGACGCCCAGATGAGAAAGTAAGCACTGGTAGCCCCAGCTTTTTTGACTTCTTGGGAAGTCTTAGCTCAGTCTTGCTCCAGCTTCTACAATTTTAG
- a CDS encoding histidine kinase — translation MVVGVHKRAVGVFSSRRDVEEALHELKAAGFDINRVSVITQDGDRNDIAGAEVRDRVGDKADDGAKVGAVSGGTLGGLTGLLVGLGTLAIPGIGPIMLAGAAATALATTLAGAGIGAVAGGLLGALVGLGIPEERAKVYDERVRRGHYLLIIDGTEAEIARAEAILNRRGIEDFGVYDYPGEYPTAGASHGNVVGSKHAVGYFSHRHDAEAAINDLRNAGFPLSQISLVHREPLHRDSFAGIHVSDRWDSNRWRLPDTRTHFYNERINQGDYILVVSGTDADIQRATGIISRHGIQQWQTYDANASTTGTGIGSVGTGSVQGTRRGIGVFSHRRDAEAALTELRNAGFPLSRVSIIAKNTNGHSIAGVDVDRNADRGNKADDGAKAGAATGGALGGLGGLLVGLGALAIPGVGPVIAGGAAATAIATTLAGGAIGAAAGGIVGGLVGLGIPEDRARVYSDRFQKGDYLVIIDGTESEIRHAETILKRRGIEEFAIYDGSDLSEHRPGFDRASHHGTSVADPVRSNYAAETHGDDPAVVIVDHRDEIV, via the coding sequence ATGGTTGTAGGTGTACATAAGCGTGCTGTAGGCGTGTTTTCTAGTCGTCGTGATGTAGAAGAAGCGCTACATGAATTAAAAGCTGCTGGCTTTGACATAAACAGAGTATCGGTCATAACCCAAGATGGAGACCGTAATGATATTGCTGGTGCTGAAGTACGCGATCGCGTTGGCGATAAAGCTGATGATGGTGCGAAAGTCGGTGCAGTTTCCGGCGGTACTTTGGGCGGATTGACTGGCTTATTAGTCGGTCTTGGCACTTTGGCAATCCCAGGAATAGGGCCAATTATGCTAGCAGGAGCAGCAGCAACTGCCCTGGCTACCACTCTAGCAGGCGCTGGCATTGGTGCAGTAGCTGGTGGTTTACTTGGTGCATTGGTTGGTTTGGGAATTCCCGAAGAACGAGCCAAAGTTTATGATGAACGTGTAAGACGAGGACACTATCTATTGATCATAGATGGTACAGAAGCCGAAATCGCTAGAGCAGAAGCAATTTTAAATCGTCGGGGTATTGAAGATTTTGGTGTTTACGACTATCCAGGTGAATACCCTACGGCGGGTGCTAGTCATGGTAATGTTGTTGGCAGCAAACACGCAGTAGGTTATTTTTCTCATCGTCATGATGCAGAAGCTGCTATTAATGATTTGCGGAATGCAGGCTTTCCTTTAAGTCAAATTTCCTTAGTTCACAGAGAACCTTTGCATAGAGACTCTTTTGCAGGTATCCATGTGAGCGATCGCTGGGACTCTAACCGCTGGCGGCTACCAGATACCCGCACTCACTTCTACAATGAGCGGATCAATCAAGGAGATTATATTCTCGTCGTTAGTGGTACAGACGCTGATATCCAACGCGCTACTGGCATAATCAGCCGTCATGGAATTCAACAGTGGCAAACTTACGACGCCAACGCATCTACTACTGGTACTGGAATTGGATCAGTTGGAACTGGATCTGTGCAGGGAACCAGACGCGGAATTGGCGTATTTTCTCATCGTCGAGATGCAGAAGCCGCACTTACAGAATTGCGAAATGCTGGTTTTCCACTAAGTAGAGTTTCTATTATCGCCAAAAATACAAACGGTCATAGTATTGCTGGTGTAGATGTAGATAGAAATGCCGATAGAGGCAATAAAGCAGACGATGGTGCAAAAGCCGGGGCTGCTACAGGCGGTGCATTAGGCGGTTTAGGCGGATTATTAGTTGGTCTTGGTGCTTTAGCGATTCCTGGAGTAGGGCCTGTAATTGCAGGTGGCGCAGCTGCAACTGCGATCGCAACTACCTTAGCTGGCGGTGCTATTGGTGCAGCAGCTGGGGGTATTGTTGGCGGACTCGTTGGCTTAGGAATTCCAGAAGACCGGGCGCGAGTATATAGCGATCGCTTCCAAAAAGGTGATTACTTAGTAATAATCGATGGTACAGAATCTGAAATTCGCCACGCTGAAACAATTCTCAAACGTCGCGGTATTGAAGAATTTGCTATCTATGATGGCAGTGATTTAAGTGAACATCGCCCTGGTTTCGACCGAGCTAGCCATCATGGCACATCAGTTGCTGATCCTGTTCGCAGCAATTATGCAGCAGAGACTCATGGAGACGATCCTGCTGTGGTGATTGTTGATCATCGGGATGAAATAGTCTAA